In Candidatus Micrarchaeota archaeon, one genomic interval encodes:
- a CDS encoding 30S ribosomal protein S19e yields the protein MVTVYDVPPNDLIQKTAEKLKAMGIPKPEFLLYVKSGAHAERRPQQKDFWYLRLASMLRQAYIKGRVGVNSLRTHYGGRKNRGRKKEHHYKAGGAIIRRGLQMLEKYELIKKEKVGRVLTPKGRSLLDNTAYEVFNEKKAK from the coding sequence ATGGTTACTGTTTATGATGTCCCTCCAAACGACCTGATACAGAAAACTGCCGAGAAACTCAAGGCAATGGGTATCCCGAAACCTGAGTTTTTGTTGTACGTTAAATCAGGTGCTCACGCCGAGAGAAGACCTCAACAGAAGGATTTTTGGTATCTGAGGTTGGCTTCGATGCTGAGACAGGCATACATTAAAGGAAGGGTGGGTGTTAACAGTCTCAGGACCCATTACGGCGGTAGAAAGAATAGGGGAAGGAAAAAAGAACATCATTATAAAGCAGGCGGTGCGATAATAAGGCGCGGTTTACAGATGCTTGAGAAGTACGAACTTATAAAAAAGGAAAAGGTAGGTAGGGTACTAACTCCGAAGGGAAGGTCCCTGCTCGATAATACCGCTTATGAAGTGTTCAACGAGAAGAAAGCGAAATAA
- a CDS encoding 50S ribosomal protein L31e, with protein sequence MDERVYTIPLGKVYDYPRSVRSKKAVSFIKRFVSRHMKTDIDHVRLSNNVNAEVWRHGIQKPPRKVKVKVVRHEGRVYVYTLDEEVTVIKEEKQTKKEKEKKSTKEGEEKSEKKQGEKKAVSKKESSEGSKEKQKKRSSEEAKDRK encoded by the coding sequence ATGGATGAACGTGTTTATACTATTCCTTTGGGAAAGGTTTACGATTATCCCAGAAGTGTAAGGAGTAAGAAGGCGGTCAGTTTTATCAAACGGTTCGTATCCCGTCATATGAAAACCGATATCGACCATGTCAGGTTGAGCAACAATGTTAATGCAGAGGTCTGGCGCCACGGTATACAGAAACCGCCAAGAAAGGTGAAGGTCAAGGTAGTGCGTCATGAAGGAAGGGTCTATGTCTACACGCTGGATGAAGAGGTTACTGTGATCAAGGAGGAAAAACAGACAAAGAAAGAGAAGGAGAAGAAAAGTACGAAAGAGGGCGAGGAGAAATCTGAGAAGAAACAGGGTGAAAAGAAGGCGGTGTCAAAGAAAGAGTCGTCAGAAGGGTCTAAAGAAAAACAAAAAAAGAGGTCGTCGGAAGAAGCGAAGGACAGAAAATAA
- a CDS encoding 50S ribosomal protein L39e, which produces MGSIKSEKEKMFVVKAKRQNRRVPVFVVAKTNRKVMTNSRQRNWRRRKIKMQTKLKKN; this is translated from the coding sequence ATGGGTAGTATAAAATCCGAAAAAGAAAAGATGTTCGTTGTGAAAGCAAAACGTCAGAACAGGCGTGTACCGGTGTTCGTAGTCGCGAAAACGAACCGGAAGGTTATGACGAACAGCAGACAGAGAAATTGGAGAAGAAGAAAGATAAAGATGCAGACAAAACTTAAGAAAAATTAG